The following coding sequences are from one Lolium rigidum isolate FL_2022 chromosome 6, APGP_CSIRO_Lrig_0.1, whole genome shotgun sequence window:
- the LOC124661359 gene encoding transcription initiation factor TFIID subunit 11-like, with the protein MKDPFEAAVEEQESPPESPAQPEEDASAAPPHALADDYDGAEASGGTRALPPRPRPPSQAAPSTSAAPSAPKAKVPAHKEQDDEDEEEDQMEVDIDKLPSGTSDPDKLAKMNALLSQFTEDQMNRYESFRRSGFQKSNMKKLLASITGSQKISMPTTIVVSGIAKMFVGEVIETARIVMSERKDSGPIRPCHIREAYRRLKLEGKIPKRSVPQLFR; encoded by the exons ATGAAGGACCCCTTCGAGGCAGCCGTCGAGGAGCAGGAGTCGCCGCCGGAATCGCCGGCGCAGCCCGAGGAGGAtgcctccgccgcgccgccccaCGCCCTAGCCGACGACTACGACGGAGCAGAGGCCTCCGGCGGCACTCGCGCCCtgccgccgcggccgcggcctccgTCGCAAGCCGCGCCCTCGACCTCCGCCGCCCCGTCGGCGCCGAAGGCCAAGGTGCCGGCCCATAAGGAGCAggatgacgaggacgaggaggaagacCAGATGGAGGTCGACATCGATAAGCTGCCCTCCGGCACCAGCGACCCCGACAAGCTCGCCAAGATGAA TGCCCTACTGTCCCAATTTACTGAAGATCAGATGAACCGCTACGAGTCATTCCGGAGATCTGGATTCCAGAAATCTAATATGAAGAAG CTATTGGCAAGTATCACTGGCAGTCAAAAGATATCTATGCCAACGACTATCGTTGTGTCAGGAATAGCAAAGATGTTTGTTGGTGAGGTTATTGAAACAG CTAGAATAGTAATGAGCGAGAGGAAGGATTCTGGACCGATCAGACCTTGCCACATCAGAGAAGCATATAGAAGACTGAAGCTTGAAGGGAAGATACCGAAGCGATCAGTTCCACAGCTCTTCCGCTAG